The Arcanobacterium wilhelmae region TCACAGGGACATTCGGCCTAAGCACTTGCAATTGTCGATTTTAGAAACAAAAATGTTTCTTAAACACGAAGTGCTGGAGGTGAACATGTCTGAGCTGAACGACAGCAGCACATGTGACCAGGTGCTCCGGCTCATTATCGAACACGGGCCGATCAGCGCCGGTGAGCTCGCAAAGATGCTGGTATTAACCCCGGCTGCTGTCCGGCGTCATGTCTCGTCGCTTGTTTCGGACGGTTTGATTGCCGAGCATAACGTTCCGAACATTGGCCCCGCGAAGCGTGGCCGACCGTCGAGGAAGTATGTGGCAACCCAGGCGGGGCAGGCAGAGCTCGCTGAAGGATACGCGGATATCGCAAATGCGACCTTGTCTTTCATGAAGTCCGAGTTTGGACAGGGCGCTGTCGCAAAGTTCGTCGATGGCCGAGTCGAGGAGATCGAAAAGCGTTACTCTGCCGCATTGGCTGGAGCGAACAATCCGCTCGAACGTGTCGAGATGCTTGCACATGGATTGAATAAGGACGGCTACGCTACCTCTTTGCGTTCGGGCGGTCCTCGAGGTATTGCTATCCAGCTGTGCCAAGGACATTGCCCGATCCAGGATGTGGCGGCAGAATTTCCCGAGCTGTGTGAGGCAGAGACCCGCGCCTTCGCACGGCTGCTGGATGTGCCCATCCAGCGCCTGTCCACGTTGGCTGGCGGGGCGCACGTATGCACCACCAATATCCCGCTGGGGAATCCGAGAAAAAACTTGGGCGCGTGAGCGCTCATTGGCAATTCGCCATTGGAAAGGAAATCCATGACCCAACCTGCAGTGGGGCAGAAAGAAACGCTGTCCCAGGAAGAGACAATCGCCTCGATCGGAAACTACCAGTTTGGCTGGCATGATTCTGATGAGGCTGGAAGCAAGGCCAAGCGAGGCCTGAACGAAGAAGTGGTCCGCGACATTTCGGCGCGCAAGGGCGAGCCCGAGTGGATGCTGAAGAAGCGTCTGAAGGCCCTCAAATTGTTCGAACGCCGACCGATGCCGACTTGGGGTGCAGACCTTTCCGGGATCGATTTTGATTCGATCAAGTACTATGTGAAGTCCACCGAGGGCGCCGCCGCATCGTGGGAGGATCTGCCCGCCGATATCAAGGCAACCTACGATCGCCTCGGAATTCCGGAGGCTGAGAAGGAGCGTCTTGTCGCCGGCGTCGCCGCTCAGTACGAATCGGAGGTCGTGTACCACAAGATCCGCGAAGATCTTGAGCAGCAGGGCGTCATCTTCCTCGATACGGATACTGGCCTGCGCGAATACCCAGAAATCTTCGAGGAGTACTTCGGTACCGCGATTCCGCTGGGCGACAACAAGTTCGCGTCGCTCAACTCAGCCGTGTGGTCGGGCGGCTCGTTCGTTTACGTCCCGAAGGGCGTGCACGTGGAGATCCCGCTTCAGGCCTACTTCCGTATTAACACGGAGAACATGGGACAGTTCGAGCGTACCCTGATCATCGCGGATGAAGGTTCCTACGTCCACTATGTCGAAGGCTGTACCGCGCCGATTTACTCCTCTGACTCGCTTCACTCGGCAGTGGTGGAGATCTTTGTGAAGAAGGATGCGCGCGTGCGTTACACCACCATCCAGAACTGGTCGAACAATGTGTACAACCTTGTGACCAAGCGCGCGATGGTTGAAGAGGGCGGCGTGATGGAATGGATCGATGGCAACATCGGTTCGAAGGTGACCATGAAGTACCCGGCCGTCTACCTGATGGGTGAGCATGCCCGAGGCGAGACCCTCTCGATCGCTTTTGCGGGTGAGGGCCAGCATCAGGACACCGGTTCCAAGATGGTGCACATGGCTCCGAATACCCACTCGTCAATCGTGTCGAAGTCTGTTGCGCGTGGCGGCGGCCGCGCTGCATACCGCGGTCTGGTAAAGGTCAACCCGAACGCACGCCACTCGAAGTCGAACGTTTTGTGCGATGCGCTGCTCGTGGACCAGATCTCGCGTTCGGACACCTACCCGTACGTGGATGTGCGTACCGACGACGTCGAAATGGGCCACGAGGCCACCGTGTCGAAGGTGAGCGAAGACCAGCTTTTCTACCTCATGTCGCGCGGCATGGAAGAAACAGAGGCGATGGCAATGATCGTTCGCGGCTTCGTCGAGCCGATCGCGCGCGAACTCCCGATGGAGTACGCGCTCGAATTGAACCGCCTCATTGAGTTGCAGATGGAAGGAGCAGTTGGCTGATGGCTGACGAATTCAAGAACACAGGATCGTCGCGCGCTGATCGCCCGCTGTCCTTCAAGGGTGCCGACTACGGTGTTCCGCAGGGCACTGAGGAAGACTGGCGTTTTACTCCGCTTGAGCGGGTGGAGGATTTCTTCGCGGATTCCTTCGCAGGAACCGGTCTGACGGTATCAGCACACGGAGGAGTCGAGCTCGTGGAGGTTGGCCGCGATGATCCGCGTCTCGGTTCCACAATCCCGCCGGAGGACCGCGTGGGAGCGACTACCTGGGAGAGCTTCGACAAGGCTTACGTTCTTTCGATCCCGAAAGACGAAAAGGTTGCCGACGAAGTTATCGTGACCTTGAACGGTAGTGGTGGCTCCGGCGTCGTTCCTGCTCATCTCTACGTTGAAGCGCAACGCCACTCGGAAGCAACCGTCATCCTCGATCACGTTGGCGGCGGCAAGCTCGCCGAGGGCGTGGAAATCAACCTTGAAGATGGTGCGCATCTGACGCTCGTCACGTTGCAGGACTGGGACGAGAAGGCAGTGCACGCCTCGTCGCACCGCATCAAAGTGGGGCGCGATGCCACGCTCAAGCATATCGTTGTCTCCCTCGGCGGAGATCTCATCCGCATCACGTCCAGCGTTGATTTCGCTGGTCCGGGAGGCGACGTGACGATGCTCGGCGCGTACTTCGTCGACGAGTACCAGCACATGGAACACCGTCTCTTCGTCGATCACAACGTGCCCAACGCCAAGTCGAACGTTGCCTACAAGGGTGCGCTCCAGGGCACTGAGGCCCACTCGGTGTGGGTGGGTGACGTGCTGATCGGCAAGGACGCCATTGGAACCGATACCTACGAGCTCAACCGCAATCTCATTTTGACGGAGGGCGCAAGTGCCGATTCGGTGCCGAACCTCGAAATCGAAACAGGTGAGATCGAGGGAGCGGGCCACGCGTCGGCCACGGGACGCTTCGACGACGAGCAACTCTTCTACCTCATGGCGCGCGGTATCCCAGAAGACGAAGCTCGACGCCTCGTCGTTCGCGGATTCTTCGCCGAGCTCATCAACCAGATCGGTGTAGAGAGCGTGCAAAACAAGCTCATGGAGAAGATCGAAGAAGAGCTCAACCTGACAGGAGAGCTGTGATGTCGGATCTCGTGGTGTGTGCGATTGGCGATGTCGCACCCGGTGAAGTGGAAGCCTTTACGGTCGAAACCGAACACGGGCCGCACTCCTTCGCCGTCGTGCACTCGGCTTCGGACCACTGGTTCACCATGGATAACCGGTGCAGCCATGGCCGCTTCAAGCTCTCGGAGGGCTTCGTCGAAGACGAGACCATCGAATGCACCCGCCACGGCTCCGTGTTCGATCTGCTCACCGGCGAGTCGCTGAACCCGCCGGCGTCGTCGCCGATCACAACCTACCCAACTCGTACCGAAGGCGACGCCGTCGTCATCGACTTTTAACCTATTCCTACCAAGAGAAAAGAAAACAACGTGTCCACACTGGAACTGAAGAATCTCCACGTCTCGGTCGACACCGAAGATGGCCCCAAGCCGATCCTCAAGGGCGTGAACCTCGTGGTTAACGACGGCGAAATCCACGCTGTCATGGGCCCGAACGGCTCGGGCAAGTCCACCACCGCCTACGCGATTGCTGGCCACCCGAAGTACCACGTCACGGAAGGGCAGATCCTCCTTGACGGCGTCGACGTCACTGAAATGACCGCCGACGAGCGCGCACGCGCTGCCCTCTTCCTCGCCATGCAGTACCCGGTGGAAGTGCAGGGCGTGTCGGTGACCAACTTCCTGCGTACCGCCAAGACGGCGATCGACGGGCAGGCACCGAAGGTCCGCGAGTGGGTCAAGCTCATGAACCAGGCCATGACCGACCTCAAGGTCGATCCGGAGTTCGCCAACCGCGACATCAACGTCGGCTTCTCCGGCGGTGAGAAGAAGCGCCTCGAGATCCTCCAGATGGAGGTTCTCAAGCCGAAGTTCGCTGTGCTCGACGAAACCGATTCGGGCCTCGACGTCGACGCCTTGCGCCTCGTTTCCGAGGGCGTGAACCGCGTTCACGAGAACAACGGCAACGGCATCCTGCTCATCACCCACTACACGCGTATCCTCAAGTACATCAAGCCGCAGTTCGTGCACGTGTTCGTGGACGGCCGCATTGTGGAGTCCGGCGGTCCGGAGCTTGCTGACAAGCTCGAGGCTGAGGGCTACGAGAACTACGGCGAGGACCGCGCCTGATGGACACCCCCGCACCTCGCGAGGACTTCCCGATTCTGCAGCGAACCGTTGCGGACGGGAAGCCGCTCGTCTACCTCGATTCTGGTGCGACGTCGCAAAAGCCGCAGGTGGTCATCGACGCTGTTAATCGCGCGGAATTGTATTCGAACGGCGCTGTGAAGCGCGGTTCGCACCAGCTCGCCGCCGAGGCAACTGTGGCGTACGAGGAGGCGCGCGAGAAGGTGGCGCGGTTCGTTGGCGCTGATCCGGACGAGATCGCATGGACGAAGAACTCCACCGAGGCGCTCAACCTCGTGGCGTACTCGATCGGCAATGCGAGCCTTGGGCGCGGAGGTGAACGCTTCCGCGTTGGGCCGGGCGACAACCTGGTGGTCACGCAAGCTGAGCATCACTCGAATCTTGTGCCGTGGCAGGAACTCGCGTTGCGCACCAGCGCGCAGCTGCGCTGGATCTCGCTGACGGAGGATGGCCGTCTGGATCTCGACACACTCGGGGTGATCGACGCGCGTACGAAGGTCGTGGCGTTTACTCACGTGTCCAACGTGACGGGCGCGATCAGCCCTGTCGCCGACGTCGTCGCTGCAGCTCGCGCAGTTGGTGCGCTTGTTGTTCTCGACGCGTGCCAGTCGGTTCCCCACATGAGCGTGAACTTCCATGATCTCGACGTCGACTTCGCATGCTTTTCTGGCCACAAGATGATGGGGCCAACGGGCATCGGCGGCCTGTACGGCAAGCGAGAACTACTCGCAGAGCTTCCGCCGTTCCTCTTCGGAGGGTCGATGGTGGCGGTAGTCGAGATGGACAAAACCACCTACCTGCCGGCACCCG contains the following coding sequences:
- the sufD gene encoding Fe-S cluster assembly protein SufD; this encodes MADEFKNTGSSRADRPLSFKGADYGVPQGTEEDWRFTPLERVEDFFADSFAGTGLTVSAHGGVELVEVGRDDPRLGSTIPPEDRVGATTWESFDKAYVLSIPKDEKVADEVIVTLNGSGGSGVVPAHLYVEAQRHSEATVILDHVGGGKLAEGVEINLEDGAHLTLVTLQDWDEKAVHASSHRIKVGRDATLKHIVVSLGGDLIRITSSVDFAGPGGDVTMLGAYFVDEYQHMEHRLFVDHNVPNAKSNVAYKGALQGTEAHSVWVGDVLIGKDAIGTDTYELNRNLILTEGASADSVPNLEIETGEIEGAGHASATGRFDDEQLFYLMARGIPEDEARRLVVRGFFAELINQIGVESVQNKLMEKIEEELNLTGEL
- a CDS encoding helix-turn-helix transcriptional regulator translates to MSELNDSSTCDQVLRLIIEHGPISAGELAKMLVLTPAAVRRHVSSLVSDGLIAEHNVPNIGPAKRGRPSRKYVATQAGQAELAEGYADIANATLSFMKSEFGQGAVAKFVDGRVEEIEKRYSAALAGANNPLERVEMLAHGLNKDGYATSLRSGGPRGIAIQLCQGHCPIQDVAAEFPELCEAETRAFARLLDVPIQRLSTLAGGAHVCTTNIPLGNPRKNLGA
- a CDS encoding Rieske (2Fe-2S) protein, encoding MSDLVVCAIGDVAPGEVEAFTVETEHGPHSFAVVHSASDHWFTMDNRCSHGRFKLSEGFVEDETIECTRHGSVFDLLTGESLNPPASSPITTYPTRTEGDAVVIDF
- the sufB gene encoding Fe-S cluster assembly protein SufB, which encodes MTQPAVGQKETLSQEETIASIGNYQFGWHDSDEAGSKAKRGLNEEVVRDISARKGEPEWMLKKRLKALKLFERRPMPTWGADLSGIDFDSIKYYVKSTEGAAASWEDLPADIKATYDRLGIPEAEKERLVAGVAAQYESEVVYHKIREDLEQQGVIFLDTDTGLREYPEIFEEYFGTAIPLGDNKFASLNSAVWSGGSFVYVPKGVHVEIPLQAYFRINTENMGQFERTLIIADEGSYVHYVEGCTAPIYSSDSLHSAVVEIFVKKDARVRYTTIQNWSNNVYNLVTKRAMVEEGGVMEWIDGNIGSKVTMKYPAVYLMGEHARGETLSIAFAGEGQHQDTGSKMVHMAPNTHSSIVSKSVARGGGRAAYRGLVKVNPNARHSKSNVLCDALLVDQISRSDTYPYVDVRTDDVEMGHEATVSKVSEDQLFYLMSRGMEETEAMAMIVRGFVEPIARELPMEYALELNRLIELQMEGAVG
- a CDS encoding SufS family cysteine desulfurase, yielding MDTPAPREDFPILQRTVADGKPLVYLDSGATSQKPQVVIDAVNRAELYSNGAVKRGSHQLAAEATVAYEEAREKVARFVGADPDEIAWTKNSTEALNLVAYSIGNASLGRGGERFRVGPGDNLVVTQAEHHSNLVPWQELALRTSAQLRWISLTEDGRLDLDTLGVIDARTKVVAFTHVSNVTGAISPVADVVAAARAVGALVVLDACQSVPHMSVNFHDLDVDFACFSGHKMMGPTGIGGLYGKRELLAELPPFLFGGSMVAVVEMDKTTYLPAPAKFEAGSQPVAQAIGLGAAVDYLSAIGMDKIAAHEHALTVRALEGIVKIPGVRVIGPTTTFDRGGAVAFAVDGVHPHDVGQVLDSLGVEVRVGHHCAQPVHRHFGVDSSSRASFAAYNTEEEVDAFLAALAKVRPFFGLEDE
- the sufC gene encoding Fe-S cluster assembly ATPase SufC — protein: MSTLELKNLHVSVDTEDGPKPILKGVNLVVNDGEIHAVMGPNGSGKSTTAYAIAGHPKYHVTEGQILLDGVDVTEMTADERARAALFLAMQYPVEVQGVSVTNFLRTAKTAIDGQAPKVREWVKLMNQAMTDLKVDPEFANRDINVGFSGGEKKRLEILQMEVLKPKFAVLDETDSGLDVDALRLVSEGVNRVHENNGNGILLITHYTRILKYIKPQFVHVFVDGRIVESGGPELADKLEAEGYENYGEDRA